Part of the Mangifera indica cultivar Alphonso chromosome 4, CATAS_Mindica_2.1, whole genome shotgun sequence genome, GGGTACCTGATATTCTTTGTACATGATGAGAACACAGGGTATAAATCTAACTAGAAATAATCATCTTGACAGTGAATTGAATAATTGTTCACCAGTAATTCTTCATCTTTCATGGCGCAGAAAGTCAGCAATGTATGCAATAGATGCAAAAACAATGGCAGCAGATGCTGTTGCAGTTGTGGAATTACCTCATAGAGTTCCATATGGGTTTCATGGCATCTTTGTGATAGAGGTTAGTTAGTATTATAACTTGAATTGGTtccatatttatttatcattggTAATAATAGAATGGAATGGAGTGTTGTGCAGGAGCAACTACAGGAACTTGCCAAATTGTGATTGTCGAGAGGGGTCCCATCCCATGACTTGTTTGGGCCGCTTTGAAGTTTCTCtcagaaataaaaataatagttaaggCTTGTGTTGTATCAAGGGGAAGAATACATTTCTATCTGTACGAGTACgagtaatatatttattaataaattaaaataatattgatgttATTGGTTatagtggtttttttttttttttttgcgaaATCGGTATAAATtatgcgttttttttttttttataaaatatatatatgtttgtctctaatttatttacaacgattgaatttaatattaacacatcaattaaaaaatttggaagaTTCATATTCATAAAAAGTGTCTTTATGCCAAAATTTAAGAACATCTTTCTTGGGATATCcggataataaataaatatttctagtCTCATTAGACTGAACATCAATCTTGGCATAcgagcataaaataaaacattataaaactACAAAGATAGATAGATATTACATAGTTTGCACCGTATAATAAGgatagcaaaataaaaaaattgaaagatttcaattaaattattcattaaaattttttaacaaatctaATTAAAGTTAGgtttaattcatattaaatctGAATAAGATTAAATACAAATAGAATCTTTAGTTTAAAAGCAATCATTTGTGTAACACTCATTTAAAAGAGCAATATATAAACATTACGTCAATGAGACTCAAAATTTACTTCTGGGTCAATGCAACAATGTAGTTCACAGTATAATTTCAGCAGATCAAGATTACAcgtataaatttgaaataaaaatttaaattcttatttttagaTGGTTAAGATTAATTCATCTAATTAACtccaagaataaaataattatttaactctaatatattaaaaataataaaatattttttcatttcttttgtaattttaaaaaattaataatttttttctgaattaaattttgaaaaattatgtttttatccttagggtttcatttttgtCTAAACTTCTCCAATGCAAGAATTTAGCAATGGTTAACCTTCTGATGGAACTTTTCTCTTGGCAACAATTTGATGATGAAGACAGCCTCTGCGTCTCTAACAAAGACACTATCTTCGTTATCTAATTACTGTCAAGAGAGAGGTTTCATTAGAAGGTTGATCGTTAATGACATAAATAAAGAGATGGTCGTCAGattctaatattaaaaaaatttgggtgaaaataaaactttaaaaagtaaaagtgcatattttaaaatttaatttaaaaaattattaatttttaaatttaataaaaaaataaataatattttattatttttaatatattattaaataattttaccttttaaactaattttattaatttaactatGATTATGGACGTGAGATCCTGGGGGTCTGGGAagtagtcatttggcctaaaaataattgaatggtGTACGATGGATCGCCATTGGAACTGAGAGAGAGAGCACATAGTTGAAGCTCACAAACTTCATCACCTGCATAAATTCTTTTGTTGGTAAGTTTACAATGATTAAGACTCATGATAATCAGTTTGCAGGAACCCGATCCAAGAATCAACGTCTGTTAAGTCCAGTTTTCACCACCAGTTACGGCGCTGTGGAGGCCGAAGAGAGGGAGGAGCTAAAGTACGGCGGCGGCGGAGCAGGAGATTGTGGCATAGTGTTGGTGAATCCTAAGCCACACAAGGGTCTGGCTTCTAAAGCCATTGACTTTTTGGAAACTATGATCGTTAAGTTCATGTACAATGATTCCTCCTTGCCTCTACACTATCTCTCCGGTAATTTTGCTCCGGTTCCGTTCGAAACTCCTCCCACCGGGAACCTCCACGTGATCGGCCATCTACCAGTGAGTTCAAACTCATTCATAATAATGCTTCAACCATGTTATCACtctaaaaatacaaattacTGAACTCAGATCgattttgcttaataaaaagctttatataattttgtatttcagGAATGCTTGAATGGAGAGTTCATCAGGGTCGGTCCGAACTCTAAGTTTGCTCCAGTGGCTGGATATCACTGGTATGTCTTCTCTCTGTGCGGAGAAAATTGGAGTGGATCtcccgagctggctcggattGAACGGACCAATTTTAAGCTAGAGTGCCAAATTGGTAGTTCAGTTCAAAATGAGTTcgtttatctatttaataacACTATATATTGTTGACAGCTTCCAATGATACTGTTATCGGTTTGAATGAGCCcgaaatcaaatttgaactaaacatTAGGTTTTTGATACAAGCTGAAGTTGGCCCCAAACTCGGCTTAGCTCAAATTAAATCCACTTCGAGGAGAACAATAGTGCAGTGTTTATCTATAGTTGATAATTAATCAAGGTgtttttatttaagggtaaatTTGATCTAAGTTATTTGAGAATTTCAGTTTGGATAGAGCTAATTGATTTTAAAGCAAGGATTGAACTCAGAAGTTTGAactgatttaaatatttaaattcgggtgaattcaaatcaaatttgaaattacattgttttcaatttcaaactgAGTCTTACTCAGCTCAAATCCAATTCAACCATAATTTAGCTATCTCCTTCTTGTTGCTCACATTTGCAGGTTCGATGGAGACGGGTGCGTGGACATATGCTCTTCTTGCAAAACAATAaaagtttcattaattttgatcTGAAATAACTCTGTTTGTTACTGCAATATCGttggatataattttaaatgtgcAGCATGGTTCATGGTGTGCGCATCAAGGACGGAACGGCGACGTATGTTTCCTGTTTTGTGAAGACATCACGTCTTAAGCAGGAAGAGTTTTTTGGGGGacccaaattttcaaaggtAAATTAACGGACACTTACCAGATAGTGCTTATGCTGCAGGAATGATTATGTTTATGAAATCGGAAGAAAATGGATTATAATATGAAGGCTGTCTTAACATTTGATTAAGAGAACCTCCACAGGTGAGGAGGAGTGTATTCCATCCAAGCTAATTAACTTGAATTGTAGCTCATGTTGAACGCTTTAATTTCAGTTTAAGTATTAGATCCgttttcataaacaaattgagtttggattgatttaaatatttgagttcaaGTGGATGGATTTAATATGAGCTATTTGAGCTCAAATGGCAACTTGAATTTTAACAAGTTGTGTTCAAGCTGAGgatttaactcatttttataaataaatcgaGTTTGAAGTTATTTGaacatttgaattcaaatgaaTGGATTTGATCCAAGCTACTCATTTTTGAATCGTAACTTAGAcaagttgagtttgaatcaacGATTAAGCTCGTCTTTATAAACAAGTGAGTTTAAATCGATTTAAAcatttgaattcaagtcaacTCAAATCAcgtttaaacttaaattgtttTCGAGTTAAGCTTGAGTTTTAACTTATCAATTTTAAACCATTCTTGAGCTGAACTTCTTAAAATCAAACTGATCTTGAACTCTAGATCGGATCACTCCTGCAGGTGATATTCTTCCTTGGAAAgttattgtaaattgttctcTTCTGGGACTGTTTTGCAGTTTGGAGATCTCAAGGGGCTGTTCGGATTATtcacaattttcattaaaacGCTAAGAGAAAAGTTCAATGTATTGGACATGTCATATGGATTTGGAGCAGGTAGGCTGTGTCAAATTGTATCAATTACGATTCTACAAGGAATGAAAATTCTACTGTCTGTCTGTCACACTCTTCCAGGTAATACAGCTCTTGTATATCACCGCGGAAAACTTCTAGCTCTATCAGAGCTGGACAAACCTTGTAAGcaaaattctttctttcttttgtttcaaCTTCAATCTAGCAATACTGAAGATGGATAAAAGTTTATCTCTATTACATTTTGTAGATGTCCTTAATGTTTTGGAAGATGGAGACCTGCAAACACTTGGCATGCTGGATTATgataaaagattgaaacatCCCTTCACTGCTCATCCGAAAATTGACCCAGTCACTGGTAAAAATAATCCTGTACTCTCGAAATCAGTAATGAAGGACTAGAACAACTGAGTATAATGAAGGAATTTGTTTAAGTGTAGGTGAAATGTTTACTTTTGGTTACTCGCAAACTCCCCCATATGTCACCTACAGAGTTATTTCCAAAGACGGTTTCATGCATGACCCAGTAGCTATAACACTATCTGAATGTGTCATGATGCATGACTTTGCTATCACTGAGAATTATGCAATTTTCATGGATCTGCCTATGCATTTCAGGCCACAAGTACGGTAACCTTTTACTTCTTGTAGACTGCACAATTTTCATGAATTCAGAAGAACATGAAAGTGTTTTATCCCATTTCAATTTCCAGGACATGGTGAAGGAAAACAAGCTGATACTAACATTTGATCCAACAGTTAAAGCTCGTTTTGGTGTACTTCCACGGTATGCCAAAGATGAGGTTCAAATCAGATGGTTTGAGCTTCCAAACTGCTTCATAATCCATAATGGTTTGTCAACTACTTGCTCTCTTGAACTTAAAACTCTGCACTGTTGCTAATAATTCTCTCATTAATCCTCTTTCTAGCTAATGCTtgggaggaggaggaggaagtTATTTTGATTACTTGTCGCATAGAGAATCCTAATTTAGATATGCTCAACGGGCCTGTcaagggaaaaaatgaaaaagtcaCAATTGAACTGTAAGTGAACCatgactaatatatatattttcttaagttCATCAGGTAGCCAAGGTGTTTCTGATTGATCCTATTACCATAGGTATGAAATGAGATTCAATATGAAGACTGGTGCAGCTTCACAGAAGAAACTCTCAGCACCTTGTGTTGATTTTCCTAGGATAAACGAGAGATATTGTGGCAGGAAACAGAGATATGTCTATGGAGCCATTTTGGACAATATCATAAAGATCACAGGGATCATCAAATTTGATCTGCAAGCTGAACCAGAGGCAGGAAAAGAGAAACTTGAAGTTGGAGGAAATATTGAAGGAATCTTTGACCTGGGTC contains:
- the LOC123212767 gene encoding carotenoid 9,10(9',10')-cleavage dioxygenase 1-like isoform X2; its protein translation is MIKTHDNQFAGTRSKNQRLLSPVFTTSYGAVEAEEREELKYGGGGAGDCGIVLVNPKPHKGLASKAIDFLETMIVKFMYNDSSLPLHYLSGNFAPVPFETPPTGNLHVIGHLPECLNGEFIRVGPNSKFAPVAGYHWFDGDGMVHGVRIKDGTATYVSCFVKTSRLKQEEFFGGPKFSKFGDLKGLFGLFTIFIKTLREKFNVLDMSYGFGAGNTALVYHRGKLLALSELDKPYVLNVLEDGDLQTLGMLDYDKRLKHPFTAHPKIDPVTGEMFTFGYSQTPPYVTYRVISKDGFMHDPVAITLSECVMMHDFAITENYAIFMDLPMHFRPQDMVKENKLILTFDPTVKARFGVLPRYAKDEVQIRWFELPNCFIIHNANAWEEEEEVILITCRIENPNLDMLNGPVKGKNEKVTIELYEMRFNMKTGAASQKKLSAPCVDFPRINERYCGRKQRYVYGAILDNIIKITGIIKFDLQAEPEAGKEKLEVGGNIEGIFDLGPGRFGSEAVFVPRELGISSEEDDGYLIFFVHDENTEKSAVYVIDAKTMSKDPVAVVELPQRVPYGFHGIFVTEEQLEELAQLPS
- the LOC123212767 gene encoding carotenoid 9,10(9',10')-cleavage dioxygenase 1-like isoform X1; this translates as MIKTHDNQFAGTRSKNQRLLSPVFTTSYGAVEAEEREELKYGGGGAGDCGIVLVNPKPHKGLASKAIDFLETMIVKFMYNDSSLPLHYLSGNFAPVPFETPPTGNLHVIGHLPECLNGEFIRVGPNSKFAPVAGYHWFDGDGMVHGVRIKDGTATYVSCFVKTSRLKQEEFFGGPKFSKFGDLKGLFGLFTIFIKTLREKFNVLDMSYGFGAGRLCQIVSITILQGMKILLSVCHTLPGNTALVYHRGKLLALSELDKPYVLNVLEDGDLQTLGMLDYDKRLKHPFTAHPKIDPVTGEMFTFGYSQTPPYVTYRVISKDGFMHDPVAITLSECVMMHDFAITENYAIFMDLPMHFRPQDMVKENKLILTFDPTVKARFGVLPRYAKDEVQIRWFELPNCFIIHNANAWEEEEEVILITCRIENPNLDMLNGPVKGKNEKVTIELYEMRFNMKTGAASQKKLSAPCVDFPRINERYCGRKQRYVYGAILDNIIKITGIIKFDLQAEPEAGKEKLEVGGNIEGIFDLGPGRFGSEAVFVPRELGISSEEDDGYLIFFVHDENTEKSAVYVIDAKTMSKDPVAVVELPQRVPYGFHGIFVTEEQLEELAQLPS